The following are from one region of the Amia ocellicauda isolate fAmiCal2 chromosome 1, fAmiCal2.hap1, whole genome shotgun sequence genome:
- the kif13bb gene encoding kinesin-like protein KIF13B isoform X4, with translation MGDSGVSDSNVKVAVRVRPMNRREKDLKTKCVVEMEGNQTVLYPASANLSKGDARSQPKVFAYDYCFWSMDESEKDKFAGQDVVFQCLGESLLHNAFQGYNACIFAYGQTGSGKSYTMMGSVDQPGLIPRLCSSLFDRTLQEQREEESFTVEVSYMEIYNEKVRDLLDPKGSRQALRVREHKVLGPYVDGLSRLAVASYKDIESLMSEGNKSRTVAATNMNEESSRSHAVFNIILTHTLKDLQSGTSGEKVSKLSLVDLAGSERAAKTGAAGERLKEGSNINKSLTTLGLVISALADQGAGKNKSKFVPYRDSVLTWLLKDSLGGNSRTAMVATVSPAADNYDETLSTLRYADRAKSIVNHAVVNEDPNARIIRELREEVEKLREQLTQAESMKAPELKDRLEESEKLIQEMTVTWEEKLRKTESIAQERQKQLESLGISLQSSGIRVGEDKCFLVNLNADPALNELLVYYLKEHTLVGAADSQDIQLCGMGIQGEHCVIDLTVEGQVVLTPRHNSRTCVNGSPITSPVQLHHGDRILWGNNHFFRINLPKRRSRWGEREDEDGAMKNSSSSEQLDNDGDTASEVSSEVSFSYEFAQTEVMMKALGNNDPMQAILQSLERQHEEEKQSALERQRLMYEQELEQLRRRLSPDRQQPPPGQHPQHTQHPQHQHYRSLERLSGSPSAQQRLRQWSDDREAVLTRSLRRLREQIVRANLLVQEASFIAEELEKRTEYRVTLQIPASNLNANRKRDAVLSEPAVQVRRKGKGKQIWALEKMENRLVDMRDLYQEWKDYDEDNPVMRSYFKRADPFFDEQENHSLIGVANVFLSCLFYNVKLQYAVPIVNQKGEAAGRLHVEVVRVSGDFQDSSGEDSEAGPDGDAQERQLVCMIKILQATGLPQHLSNFVFCQYSFWEQAEPIIVAPEVDPSASSPTTKDPHCMVVFDHCKELSVNVSEDFIEYLTEGAVAIEVYGHKQSDPRRNTALWDLGIIQAKTRTLRDRWSEVMRRLELWIQILELNENGEFVPVEVLPARDVRTGGIFQLRQGQSRRIQVEVRSVQDSGTMPLIVESVLAVSVGCVEIRQARPNRGNDSQPVEDDGMDSYQDRDLERLKEQWLTALTKRQEYLDQHLQKLVIKPDKSEDDMDRESQLLECRLTLTEERNAVMVPSAGSGIPGAPAEWSPVPGMETHIPVLFLELSADDFSSQDNLDKPEAGGWDAILSGENEKHFFELQIVKQHEAEVKAEASWDSTVHDCPQLSRGSGPEQRVYLTVKAVVLLSHPADMQLILRKRICVNVSGRQGFAQSFLRRMSHRVTVPGCGVTFEIVSNIPGDAQGLEDREMLARLAANMENPQSADTEAAIERYLRSVLAVENMLTLDRLRQEVAVKEHLSSKGKGSRRSLSSPNVHRLSGSRQDLSPNSQLENHKGRWESQQDISTTSPQFSQTLPRPSLSKKTEPEEVRSLVPPMPKLLKSLFPARDDKKDLRPSPLANQPVPRIMVQSASIEESPQKPKLVPKEERISRSVVVPDRQLDNPPVYSASHESSESPQSPVSEASSGYFSTSVSTATLSEASAAACDSPTLPASQALAGSVASASVVDCENETAPRSGGGKEAEGVLEALPVSEQDPQGSSTPRRQQAEGTASDRNGIPSLERIDTTAITTTTTTISAQAPSESTEQTRPEPSPPKAAGANPFKIQKVKTQDLKSFTRILGEDGAPTPEEGSDALGEGSRSAPGQGGGFSEAGEGPPRTGEEQQASRAEPEETLEITSDSEEHREQPLPDWLKEGEYVVVGTNKSGTVRYVGPTDFADGVWVGVELDVPAGKNDGSVAGKQYFRCNPGYGVLVRSDRVTRSSGPAKRRGDNRRSGNFSGSNPNLNALTALAKGEGARDRAGLRREKRMSWNS, from the exons GTTTTCGCCTATGATTACTGCTTCTGGTCGATGGACGAGTCTGAAAAAGACAAGTTTGCAG GTCAGGATGTGGTTTTCCAGTGCCTTGGGGAAAGTTTGCTCCATAATGCCTTCCAGGGCTACAATGCCTGTATCTTTGCCTACGGACAAACAG GCTCAGGGAAGTCTTACACCATGATGGGCTCTGTGGACCAGCCCGGCCTGATCCCACGCTTGTGCAGCTCGCTGTTTGACAGGACCCTGCAGGAGCAGCGGGAGGAGGAGAGCTTCACAGTGGAGGTGTCCTACATGGAGATCTATAATGAGAAGGTCCGAGATCTGCTGGACCCTAAAGG GAGCCGCCAAGCCCTGCGAGTGAGGGAGCACAAAGTCCTGGGGCCCTACGTGGACGGCCTGTCTCGGCTCGCAGTCGCCAGCTACAAG GATATCGAGTCACTGATGTCCGAGGGGAACAAATCTCGTACGGTCGCTGCCACAAACATGAATGAGGAGAGCAGCCGCTCCCATGCCGTCTTCAACATCATCCTGACGCATACGCTGAAGGACCTGCAGTCTGGG ACCAGCGGGGAGAAAGTGAGTAAGCTGAGCCTGGTGGACCTGGCGGGGAGTGAGCGGGCCGCCAAGACAGGAGCGGCCGGGGAGCGACTGAAGGAAGGCAGCAACATCAACAA ATCCCTGACCACTCTGGGGCTGGTCATCTCTGCCCTTGCTGACCAAGGAGCGGGCAAGAACAAGAGCAAGTTCGTTCCCTACAGAGACTCTGTGCTCACCTGGCTGCTCAAG GACAGCCTGGGTGGGAACAGCAGGACGGCCATGGTGGCGACTGTCAGCCCGGCGGCCGACAACTACGACGAGACCCTGTCCACCCTGCGCTACGCCGACCGTGCCAAGAGCATCGTCAACCACGCCGTCGTCAACGAGGACCCCAACGCCAGGATCATCCGCGAGCTGCGTGAGGAGGTGGAGAAACTGAGGGAGCAGCTCACACAGGCTGAG TCGATGAAGGCCCCGGAGCTGAAGGACCGCCTGGAGGAGTCGGAGAAGCTGATCCAGGAGATGACGGTGACCTGGGAGGAGAAGCTACGGAAGACTGAGTCCATTGCACAG GAGCGTCAGAAGCAGCTAGAAAGCCTTGGGATTTCCCTGCAGTCCTCCGGGATTCGGGTGGGAGAGGACAAGTGCTTCCTGGTCAATTTGAACGCAGACCCGGCCCTCAACGAGCTGCTAGTCTACTACCTAAAG GAGCACACCCTGGTCGGAGCCGCGGACTCTCAGGACATTCAGCTGTGTGGGATGGGCATCCAAGGGGAGCACTGTGTAATTGACCTCACCGTGGAGGGCCAGGTCGTCCTGACGCCACGGCACAACTCCCG CACCTGTGTGAACGGCTCTCCCATCACCAGCCCCGTGCAGCTTCACCACGGCGATCGCATCCTCTGGGGGAACAACCACTTCTTCAG GATCAACCTCCCGAAGAGGCGGTCGCGTTGGGGGGAGCGGGAGGACGAGGACGGCGCGATgaagaacagcagcagcagcgagcAGCTGGACAACGATGGGGACACGGCCAGCGAGGTGTCCAGCGAGGTCAGCTTCAGCTACGAGTTCGCCCAGACGGAGGTCATGATGAAGGCCCTGGGCAACAATG ACCCCATGCAGGCGATCCTGCAGAGCCTGGAGCGGCAGCATGAGGAGGAGAAGCAGTCGGCCCTGGAGAGACAGCGGCTCATGTACGAGCAGGAGCTGGAGCAGCTGCGCCGCCGCCTCTCCCCGGACCGCCAGCAGCCGCCCCCGGGCCAGCACCCCCAGCACACGCAGCACCCCCAGCACCAGCACTACCGCAGCCTGGAGCGCCTCTCAGGCTCCCCCAGCGCCCAGCAGAGGCTGCGCCAGTGGAGCGAtgacag AGAGGCAGTGTTGACGCGGAGCCTACGTCGGCTCAGAGAGCAGATCGTTCGGGCCAACCTGCTAGTCCAGGAGGCGAGCTTCATCGCCGAAGAGCTGGAGAAGAGGACGGAGTACCGTGTCACCCTGCAGATCCCCGCCTCCAACCTCAACGCCAACAGGAAG CGTGACGCCGTCCTCAGTGAGCCAGCGGTGCAGGTGCGCAGGAAGGGCAAGGGGAAGCAGATCTGGGCCCTGGAGAAGATGGAGAACCGGCTGGTGGACATGAGGGATCTGTACCAGGAGTGGAAGGACTACGACGAGGACAACCCG GTCATGCGCTCCTACTTCAAGAGGGCCGACCCCTTCTTCGACGAGCAGGAGAACCACAGCCTGATCGGGGTGGCCAATGTCTTCCTGTCCTGCCTCTTCTACAACGTCAAGCTGCAGTACGCTGTTCCCATCGTCAACCAGAAGGGGGAG GCTGCTGGGCGCCTTCATGTGGAGGTGGTGAGGGTCAGCGGGGACTTCCAGGACAGCAGTGGAGAGGACAGCGAGGCGGGGCCAGACGGAGACGCACAGGAACGGCAGCTGGTCTGCATG ATCAAGATCCTTCAGGCCACAGGACTTCCCCAGCACCTGTCCAACTTCGTGTTCTGCCAGTATTCGTTCTGGGAGCAGGCCGAACCCATCATAGTGGCCCCCGAGGTGGACCCCTCTGCCTCGTCCCCCACCACTAAAGACCCTCACTGCATGGTGGTGTTTGACCACTGCAAG GAGCTGTCTGTCAATGTGTCGGAGGACTTCATTGAGTACCTGACGGAGGGTGCGGTGGCCATCGAGGTGTACGGACACAAGCAGTCAGACCCCCGCAGGAACACTGCCTTGTGGGACCTGGGCATCATTCAGGCCAAGACTCGTACACTCAGAGACAG GTGGAGCGAGGTGATGCGCAGGCTGGAGCTGTGGATTCAGATCTTGGAGCTCAACGAGAATGGGGAGTTCGTCCCTGTCGAGGTGCTTCCTGCAAGGGATGTGCGCACCGGGGGCATCTTCCAGCTCCGGCAG GGTCAGTCTCGCAGGATCCAGGTGGAGGTCCGCTCGGTGCAGGACTCGGGCACCATGCCCCTCATCGTGGAGTCCGTGCTGGCCGTGTCCGTGGGCTGTGTGGAGATCCGCCAGGCCAGGCCCAACAGGGGCAACGACTCCCAGCCG GTGGAAGATGACGGTATGGACAGTTATCAG GACCGCGATTTGGAGAGGCTGAAGGAACAGTGGCTGACTGCCCTGACCAAGAGGCAGGAGTACCTCGACCAGCATCTGCAGAAACTCGTCATCAAGCCAG ACAAGTCAGAGGATGATATGGACCGTGAGTCGCAGCTGCTGGAGTGTCGTCTCACACTGACAGAGGAACGCAACGCCGTGATGGTGCCGTCCGCTGGCAGTGGCATCCCAGGGGCGCCTGCTGAGTG GTCCCCGGTTCCTGGAATGGAGACGCACATCCCCGTTCTATTTCTGGAGCTCAGCG CGGATGACTTCAGTTCGCAGGACAACCTGGATAAGCCTGAGGCGGGGGGATGGGACGCCATCCTGAGTGGGGAGAACGAGAAACACTTCTTTGAGCTGCAGATCGTGAAGCAACACGAAGCAGAG GTGAAGGCTGAAGCCTCCTGGGACTCGACGGTGCATGACTGCCCACAGCTGAGCCGGGGGAGTGGGCCAGAGCAGAGGGTGTACCTGACTGTGAAGGCTGTGGTGCTGCTCAGCCACCCGGCAGACATGCAGCTCATTCTGCGCAAACGCATCTGTGTCAACGTCAGTGGCAGGCAG GGCTTTGCTCAGAGTTTTCTGCGCAGGATGTCCCACCGAGTCACCGTCCCTGGCTGTGGAGTGACTTTCGAGATTGTGTCCAACATTCCTGGG GATGCCCAGGGCCTGGAGGACAGGGAGATGCTGGCGCGGCTGGCGGCCAACATGGAGAACCCGCAGTCGGCCGACACCGAGGCGGCCATCGAGAGGTACCTGCGCAGCGTCCTGGCCGTGGAGAACATGCTCACACTGGACCGGCTCCGACAG gaGGTGGCAGTGAAGGAGCACCTGTCCAGCAAAGGGAAGGGCAGCAGGCGCAGTCTCAGCTCCCCCAATGTGCACAGG CTGTCCGGGAGCCGACAGGACCTGTCCCCCAACTCCCAGCTGGAGAACCACAAG GGTCGCTGGGAGAGTCAACAGGATATCTCGACTACTTCGCCCCAGTTCAGCCAGACTCTACCACGCCCCTCCCTGTCCAAGAAAACTGAACCAGAAGAAG TGAGATCCCTGGTCCCCCCGATGCCCAAACTGCTCAAGTCCCTTTTCCCTGCCAGGGATGACAAGAAAGACCTACGACCTTCACCCCTCGCCAATCAG CCAGTGCCTCGGATCATGGTGCAGTCTGCAAGCATTGAGGAAAGCCCTCAAAAACCCAAACTG GTGCCTAAGGAGGAGAGAATCTCTCGCTCTGTGGTCGTGCCAGACAGACAACTGGACAACCCCCCAGTGTATTCAGCCTCACACGAGAGCTCCGAGTCTCCCCAGAGCCCGGTGAGCGAAGCCTCCAGCGGCTACTTCTCCACCAGTGTTTCCACCGCGACTCTGTCCGAGGCCTCCGCTGCGGCCTGCGACTCACCTACCCTCCCGGCCAGTCAGGCCCTGGCAGGTAGTGTGGCATCGGCCAGTGTGGTGGACTGCGAGAATGAAACTGCCCCGAGGAGTGGTGGTGGGAAGGAGGCTGAGGGGGTCCTAGAGGCCCTCCCAGTGTCAGAGCAGGATCCTCAGGGGTCCTCAACTCCACGGCGGCAGCAGGCAGAAGGGACAGCGTCTGACAGGAACGGGATTCCTTCTCTGGAGAGAATAGACACTACTGCcattactacaactactaccacAATAAGCGCACAGGCTCCctcagagagcacagagcagacGAGGCCTGAGCCCTCCCCGCCCAAAGCCGCAGGGGCCAATCCTTTCAAGATCCAGAAGGTGAAGACTCAGGATCTGAAGTCTTTCACTCGCATTCTGGGTGAAGACGGTGCGCCGACTCCGGAGGAAGGGAGCGATGCCCTGGGGGAGGGCAGCAGAAGCGCACCGGGGCAAGGGGGCGGGTTCTCGGAGGCTGGGGAGGGACCCCCTCGGACTGGTGAGGAGCAGCAGGCGTCCCGAGCAGAGCCAGAGGAGACGCTGGAGATCACCTCTGACTCGGAGGAGCACAGGGAACAGCCGCTCCCTGATTGGCTGAAGGAGGGGGAGTACGTGGTTGTGGGGACCAATAAGAGCGGCACGGTTCGATACGTGGGGCCCACAGACTTCGCAGACGGCGTTTGGGTTGGAGTCGAGCTGGACGTTCCTGCGG GCAAGAACGACGGGTCCGTGGCGGGCAAGCAGTACTTCCGCTGTAACCCCGGCTACGGAGTTCTAGTCCGGTCGGACAGGGTGACCCGGAGTAGCGGCCCGGCCAAGAGGCGCGGCGACAATCGGCGCAGCGGCAACTTCTCCGGCTCCAACCCCAACCTCAACGCGCTCACGGCCCTGGCCAAGGGAGAGGGGGCCAGGGATCGGGCGGGCCTCCGACGGGAGAAGCGCATGTCCTGGAACAGCTGA
- the kif13bb gene encoding kinesin-like protein KIF13B isoform X3, protein MGDSGVSDSNVKVAVRVRPMNRREKDLKTKCVVEMEGNQTVLYPASANLSKGDARSQPKVFAYDYCFWSMDESEKDKFAGQDVVFQCLGESLLHNAFQGYNACIFAYGQTGSGKSYTMMGSVDQPGLIPRLCSSLFDRTLQEQREEESFTVEVSYMEIYNEKVRDLLDPKGSRQALRVREHKVLGPYVDGLSRLAVASYKDIESLMSEGNKSRTVAATNMNEESSRSHAVFNIILTHTLKDLQSGTSGEKVSKLSLVDLAGSERAAKTGAAGERLKEGSNINKSLTTLGLVISALADQGAGKNKSKFVPYRDSVLTWLLKDSLGGNSRTAMVATVSPAADNYDETLSTLRYADRAKSIVNHAVVNEDPNARIIRELREEVEKLREQLTQAESMKAPELKDRLEESEKLIQEMTVTWEEKLRKTESIAQERQKQLESLGISLQSSGIRVGEDKCFLVNLNADPALNELLVYYLKEHTLVGAADSQDIQLCGMGIQGEHCVIDLTVEGQVVLTPRHNSRTCVNGSPITSPVQLHHGDRILWGNNHFFRINLPKRRSRWGEREDEDGAMKNSSSSEQLDNDGDTASEVSSEVSFSYEFAQTEVMMKALGNNDPMQAILQSLERQHEEEKQSALERQRLMYEQELEQLRRRLSPDRQQPPPGQHPQHTQHPQHQHYRSLERLSGSPSAQQRLRQWSDDREAVLTRSLRRLREQIVRANLLVQEASFIAEELEKRTEYRVTLQIPASNLNANRKRDAVLSEPAVQVRRKGKGKQIWALEKMENRLVDMRDLYQEWKDYDEDNPVMRSYFKRADPFFDEQENHSLIGVANVFLSCLFYNVKLQYAVPIVNQKGEAAGRLHVEVVRVSGDFQDSSGEDSEAGPDGDAQERQLVCMIKILQATGLPQHLSNFVFCQYSFWEQAEPIIVAPEVDPSASSPTTKDPHCMVVFDHCKELSVNVSEDFIEYLTEGAVAIEVYGHKQSDPRRNTALWDLGIIQAKTRTLRDRWSEVMRRLELWIQILELNENGEFVPVEVLPARDVRTGGIFQLRQGQSRRIQVEVRSVQDSGTMPLIVESVLAVSVGCVEIRQARPNRGNDSQPVEDDGMDSYQDRDLERLKEQWLTALTKRQEYLDQHLQKLVIKPDKSEDDMDRESQLLECRLTLTEERNAVMVPSAGSGIPGAPAEWSPVPGMETHIPVLFLELSADDFSSQDNLDKPEAGGWDAILSGENEKHFFELQIVKQHEAEVKAEASWDSTVHDCPQLSRGSGPEQRVYLTVKAVVLLSHPADMQLILRKRICVNVSGRQGFAQSFLRRMSHRVTVPGCGVTFEIVSNIPGDAQGLEDREMLARLAANMENPQSADTEAAIERYLRSVLAVENMLTLDRLRQEVAVKEHLSSKGKGSRRSLSSPNVHRLSGSRQDLSPNSQLENHKGRWESQQDISTTSPQFSQTLPRPSLSKKTEPEEVRSLVPPMPKLLKSLFPARDDKKDLRPSPLANQVVGQECVAMAGEDRPVPRIMVQSASIEESPQKPKLVPKEERISRSVVVPDRQLDNPPVYSASHESSESPQSPVSEASSGYFSTSVSTATLSEASAAACDSPTLPASQALAGSVASASVVDCENETAPRSGGGKEAEGVLEALPVSEQDPQGSSTPRRQQAEGTASDRNGIPSLERIDTTAITTTTTTISAQAPSESTEQTRPEPSPPKAAGANPFKIQKVKTQDLKSFTRILGEDGAPTPEEGSDALGEGSRSAPGQGGGFSEAGEGPPRTGEEQQASRAEPEETLEITSDSEEHREQPLPDWLKEGEYVVVGTNKSGTVRYVGPTDFADGVWVGVELDVPAGKNDGSVAGKQYFRCNPGYGVLVRSDRVTRSSGPAKRRGDNRRSGNFSGSNPNLNALTALAKGEGARDRAGLRREKRMSWNS, encoded by the exons GTTTTCGCCTATGATTACTGCTTCTGGTCGATGGACGAGTCTGAAAAAGACAAGTTTGCAG GTCAGGATGTGGTTTTCCAGTGCCTTGGGGAAAGTTTGCTCCATAATGCCTTCCAGGGCTACAATGCCTGTATCTTTGCCTACGGACAAACAG GCTCAGGGAAGTCTTACACCATGATGGGCTCTGTGGACCAGCCCGGCCTGATCCCACGCTTGTGCAGCTCGCTGTTTGACAGGACCCTGCAGGAGCAGCGGGAGGAGGAGAGCTTCACAGTGGAGGTGTCCTACATGGAGATCTATAATGAGAAGGTCCGAGATCTGCTGGACCCTAAAGG GAGCCGCCAAGCCCTGCGAGTGAGGGAGCACAAAGTCCTGGGGCCCTACGTGGACGGCCTGTCTCGGCTCGCAGTCGCCAGCTACAAG GATATCGAGTCACTGATGTCCGAGGGGAACAAATCTCGTACGGTCGCTGCCACAAACATGAATGAGGAGAGCAGCCGCTCCCATGCCGTCTTCAACATCATCCTGACGCATACGCTGAAGGACCTGCAGTCTGGG ACCAGCGGGGAGAAAGTGAGTAAGCTGAGCCTGGTGGACCTGGCGGGGAGTGAGCGGGCCGCCAAGACAGGAGCGGCCGGGGAGCGACTGAAGGAAGGCAGCAACATCAACAA ATCCCTGACCACTCTGGGGCTGGTCATCTCTGCCCTTGCTGACCAAGGAGCGGGCAAGAACAAGAGCAAGTTCGTTCCCTACAGAGACTCTGTGCTCACCTGGCTGCTCAAG GACAGCCTGGGTGGGAACAGCAGGACGGCCATGGTGGCGACTGTCAGCCCGGCGGCCGACAACTACGACGAGACCCTGTCCACCCTGCGCTACGCCGACCGTGCCAAGAGCATCGTCAACCACGCCGTCGTCAACGAGGACCCCAACGCCAGGATCATCCGCGAGCTGCGTGAGGAGGTGGAGAAACTGAGGGAGCAGCTCACACAGGCTGAG TCGATGAAGGCCCCGGAGCTGAAGGACCGCCTGGAGGAGTCGGAGAAGCTGATCCAGGAGATGACGGTGACCTGGGAGGAGAAGCTACGGAAGACTGAGTCCATTGCACAG GAGCGTCAGAAGCAGCTAGAAAGCCTTGGGATTTCCCTGCAGTCCTCCGGGATTCGGGTGGGAGAGGACAAGTGCTTCCTGGTCAATTTGAACGCAGACCCGGCCCTCAACGAGCTGCTAGTCTACTACCTAAAG GAGCACACCCTGGTCGGAGCCGCGGACTCTCAGGACATTCAGCTGTGTGGGATGGGCATCCAAGGGGAGCACTGTGTAATTGACCTCACCGTGGAGGGCCAGGTCGTCCTGACGCCACGGCACAACTCCCG CACCTGTGTGAACGGCTCTCCCATCACCAGCCCCGTGCAGCTTCACCACGGCGATCGCATCCTCTGGGGGAACAACCACTTCTTCAG GATCAACCTCCCGAAGAGGCGGTCGCGTTGGGGGGAGCGGGAGGACGAGGACGGCGCGATgaagaacagcagcagcagcgagcAGCTGGACAACGATGGGGACACGGCCAGCGAGGTGTCCAGCGAGGTCAGCTTCAGCTACGAGTTCGCCCAGACGGAGGTCATGATGAAGGCCCTGGGCAACAATG ACCCCATGCAGGCGATCCTGCAGAGCCTGGAGCGGCAGCATGAGGAGGAGAAGCAGTCGGCCCTGGAGAGACAGCGGCTCATGTACGAGCAGGAGCTGGAGCAGCTGCGCCGCCGCCTCTCCCCGGACCGCCAGCAGCCGCCCCCGGGCCAGCACCCCCAGCACACGCAGCACCCCCAGCACCAGCACTACCGCAGCCTGGAGCGCCTCTCAGGCTCCCCCAGCGCCCAGCAGAGGCTGCGCCAGTGGAGCGAtgacag AGAGGCAGTGTTGACGCGGAGCCTACGTCGGCTCAGAGAGCAGATCGTTCGGGCCAACCTGCTAGTCCAGGAGGCGAGCTTCATCGCCGAAGAGCTGGAGAAGAGGACGGAGTACCGTGTCACCCTGCAGATCCCCGCCTCCAACCTCAACGCCAACAGGAAG CGTGACGCCGTCCTCAGTGAGCCAGCGGTGCAGGTGCGCAGGAAGGGCAAGGGGAAGCAGATCTGGGCCCTGGAGAAGATGGAGAACCGGCTGGTGGACATGAGGGATCTGTACCAGGAGTGGAAGGACTACGACGAGGACAACCCG GTCATGCGCTCCTACTTCAAGAGGGCCGACCCCTTCTTCGACGAGCAGGAGAACCACAGCCTGATCGGGGTGGCCAATGTCTTCCTGTCCTGCCTCTTCTACAACGTCAAGCTGCAGTACGCTGTTCCCATCGTCAACCAGAAGGGGGAG GCTGCTGGGCGCCTTCATGTGGAGGTGGTGAGGGTCAGCGGGGACTTCCAGGACAGCAGTGGAGAGGACAGCGAGGCGGGGCCAGACGGAGACGCACAGGAACGGCAGCTGGTCTGCATG ATCAAGATCCTTCAGGCCACAGGACTTCCCCAGCACCTGTCCAACTTCGTGTTCTGCCAGTATTCGTTCTGGGAGCAGGCCGAACCCATCATAGTGGCCCCCGAGGTGGACCCCTCTGCCTCGTCCCCCACCACTAAAGACCCTCACTGCATGGTGGTGTTTGACCACTGCAAG GAGCTGTCTGTCAATGTGTCGGAGGACTTCATTGAGTACCTGACGGAGGGTGCGGTGGCCATCGAGGTGTACGGACACAAGCAGTCAGACCCCCGCAGGAACACTGCCTTGTGGGACCTGGGCATCATTCAGGCCAAGACTCGTACACTCAGAGACAG GTGGAGCGAGGTGATGCGCAGGCTGGAGCTGTGGATTCAGATCTTGGAGCTCAACGAGAATGGGGAGTTCGTCCCTGTCGAGGTGCTTCCTGCAAGGGATGTGCGCACCGGGGGCATCTTCCAGCTCCGGCAG GGTCAGTCTCGCAGGATCCAGGTGGAGGTCCGCTCGGTGCAGGACTCGGGCACCATGCCCCTCATCGTGGAGTCCGTGCTGGCCGTGTCCGTGGGCTGTGTGGAGATCCGCCAGGCCAGGCCCAACAGGGGCAACGACTCCCAGCCG GTGGAAGATGACGGTATGGACAGTTATCAG GACCGCGATTTGGAGAGGCTGAAGGAACAGTGGCTGACTGCCCTGACCAAGAGGCAGGAGTACCTCGACCAGCATCTGCAGAAACTCGTCATCAAGCCAG ACAAGTCAGAGGATGATATGGACCGTGAGTCGCAGCTGCTGGAGTGTCGTCTCACACTGACAGAGGAACGCAACGCCGTGATGGTGCCGTCCGCTGGCAGTGGCATCCCAGGGGCGCCTGCTGAGTG GTCCCCGGTTCCTGGAATGGAGACGCACATCCCCGTTCTATTTCTGGAGCTCAGCG CGGATGACTTCAGTTCGCAGGACAACCTGGATAAGCCTGAGGCGGGGGGATGGGACGCCATCCTGAGTGGGGAGAACGAGAAACACTTCTTTGAGCTGCAGATCGTGAAGCAACACGAAGCAGAG GTGAAGGCTGAAGCCTCCTGGGACTCGACGGTGCATGACTGCCCACAGCTGAGCCGGGGGAGTGGGCCAGAGCAGAGGGTGTACCTGACTGTGAAGGCTGTGGTGCTGCTCAGCCACCCGGCAGACATGCAGCTCATTCTGCGCAAACGCATCTGTGTCAACGTCAGTGGCAGGCAG GGCTTTGCTCAGAGTTTTCTGCGCAGGATGTCCCACCGAGTCACCGTCCCTGGCTGTGGAGTGACTTTCGAGATTGTGTCCAACATTCCTGGG GATGCCCAGGGCCTGGAGGACAGGGAGATGCTGGCGCGGCTGGCGGCCAACATGGAGAACCCGCAGTCGGCCGACACCGAGGCGGCCATCGAGAGGTACCTGCGCAGCGTCCTGGCCGTGGAGAACATGCTCACACTGGACCGGCTCCGACAG gaGGTGGCAGTGAAGGAGCACCTGTCCAGCAAAGGGAAGGGCAGCAGGCGCAGTCTCAGCTCCCCCAATGTGCACAGG CTGTCCGGGAGCCGACAGGACCTGTCCCCCAACTCCCAGCTGGAGAACCACAAG GGTCGCTGGGAGAGTCAACAGGATATCTCGACTACTTCGCCCCAGTTCAGCCAGACTCTACCACGCCCCTCCCTGTCCAAGAAAACTGAACCAGAAGAAG TGAGATCCCTGGTCCCCCCGATGCCCAAACTGCTCAAGTCCCTTTTCCCTGCCAGGGATGACAAGAAAGACCTACGACCTTCACCCCTCGCCAATCAG GTTGTCGGTCAGGAATGTGTGGCCATGGCGGGAGAGGACAGG CCAGTGCCTCGGATCATGGTGCAGTCTGCAAGCATTGAGGAAAGCCCTCAAAAACCCAAACTG GTGCCTAAGGAGGAGAGAATCTCTCGCTCTGTGGTCGTGCCAGACAGACAACTGGACAACCCCCCAGTGTATTCAGCCTCACACGAGAGCTCCGAGTCTCCCCAGAGCCCGGTGAGCGAAGCCTCCAGCGGCTACTTCTCCACCAGTGTTTCCACCGCGACTCTGTCCGAGGCCTCCGCTGCGGCCTGCGACTCACCTACCCTCCCGGCCAGTCAGGCCCTGGCAGGTAGTGTGGCATCGGCCAGTGTGGTGGACTGCGAGAATGAAACTGCCCCGAGGAGTGGTGGTGGGAAGGAGGCTGAGGGGGTCCTAGAGGCCCTCCCAGTGTCAGAGCAGGATCCTCAGGGGTCCTCAACTCCACGGCGGCAGCAGGCAGAAGGGACAGCGTCTGACAGGAACGGGATTCCTTCTCTGGAGAGAATAGACACTACTGCcattactacaactactaccacAATAAGCGCACAGGCTCCctcagagagcacagagcagacGAGGCCTGAGCCCTCCCCGCCCAAAGCCGCAGGGGCCAATCCTTTCAAGATCCAGAAGGTGAAGACTCAGGATCTGAAGTCTTTCACTCGCATTCTGGGTGAAGACGGTGCGCCGACTCCGGAGGAAGGGAGCGATGCCCTGGGGGAGGGCAGCAGAAGCGCACCGGGGCAAGGGGGCGGGTTCTCGGAGGCTGGGGAGGGACCCCCTCGGACTGGTGAGGAGCAGCAGGCGTCCCGAGCAGAGCCAGAGGAGACGCTGGAGATCACCTCTGACTCGGAGGAGCACAGGGAACAGCCGCTCCCTGATTGGCTGAAGGAGGGGGAGTACGTGGTTGTGGGGACCAATAAGAGCGGCACGGTTCGATACGTGGGGCCCACAGACTTCGCAGACGGCGTTTGGGTTGGAGTCGAGCTGGACGTTCCTGCGG GCAAGAACGACGGGTCCGTGGCGGGCAAGCAGTACTTCCGCTGTAACCCCGGCTACGGAGTTCTAGTCCGGTCGGACAGGGTGACCCGGAGTAGCGGCCCGGCCAAGAGGCGCGGCGACAATCGGCGCAGCGGCAACTTCTCCGGCTCCAACCCCAACCTCAACGCGCTCACGGCCCTGGCCAAGGGAGAGGGGGCCAGGGATCGGGCGGGCCTCCGACGGGAGAAGCGCATGTCCTGGAACAGCTGA